Proteins encoded by one window of Cervus canadensis isolate Bull #8, Minnesota chromosome 18, ASM1932006v1, whole genome shotgun sequence:
- the HSDL1 gene encoding inactive hydroxysteroid dehydrogenase-like protein 1: MAAVDSFYLLYREIARSCNCYMEALALVGAWYTARKSITVVCDFYSLIRLHFIPRLVSRADLIKQYGRWAVVSGATDGIGRAYAEELASRGLNIVLISRNQEKLQMVAKDIADTYKVETDVIVADFSSGREIYDMIREALQDRDIGILVNNVGVFYPYPQYFTQVSEDTLWDIVNVNIAAASLMVHIVLPGMVERKKGAIVTISSGSCCKPTPQLAAFSASKAYLDHFSRALQYEYASKGIFVQSLIPFYVATNVAAPGSFLHKCPWLVPSPKVYAHHAVSTLGISKRTTGYWSHSIQFLFAQYMPEWLWVWGANILNRSLRKEALSCKA, from the exons ATGGCTGCCGTCGACAGCTTCTACCTCTTGTACAGGGAAATCGCGAGGTCTTGCAACTGCTACATGGAAGCCCTCGCCTTGGTTGGAGCCTGGTACACGGCCAGAAAAAGCATCACCGTCGTCTGTGACTTCTACAGCCTCATCAGGCTGCATTTCATCCCGCGCCTGGTGAGCAGAGCGGACCTGATCAAGCAGTATGGAAGATGGGCGGTCGTGAGTG GTGCCACGGATGGGATTGGAAGGGCCTATGCAGAGGAGCTGGCCAGCCGTGGGCTCAACATCGTCCTGATCAGCCGGAACCAAGAGAAGCTGCAGATGGTCGCTAAAGACATAGCTGACACCTACAAAGTGGAGACTGACGTTATAGTCGCGGACTTCAGCAGTGGCCGAGAGATTTATGACATGATCCGGGAAGCCTTGCAGGACAGAGACATTGGCATCCTGGTGAATAATGTGGGTGTGTTCTACCCCTATCCACAGTACTTCACACAGGTCTCTGAGGACACGCTCTGGGACATCGTCAACGTGAACATTGCCGCGGCCAGCCTCATGGTCCACATCGTGTTGCCAGGGATGGTGGAGAGGAAGAAGGGCGCCATCGTCACCATCTCCTCCGGCTCCTGCTGCAAACCCACCCCCCAGCTGGCGGCATTCTCAGCATCTAAG GCGTATTTAGACCACTTCAGCAGAGCATTGCAGTATGAATATGCTTCCAAGGGAATCTTTGTACAGAGTTTAATCCCATTCTACGTGGCTACCAATGTGGCCGCCCCTGGCAGCTTTCTGCACAAGTGCCCATGGTTGGTGCCTTCCCCAAAAGTGTACGCACATCATGCTGTTTCTACCCTCGGGATTTCAAAAAGGACCACAGGATACTGGTCCCATTCCATCCAG tttcttttcgcACAGTATATGCC